In the genome of Juglans microcarpa x Juglans regia isolate MS1-56 chromosome 6S, Jm3101_v1.0, whole genome shotgun sequence, the window atctcttttttttttttatatatatgcatgcataccATGTCATGATTCCAAATGTATATGACATATATACTCTCTGCAACTGAATATTTTAGGTACACTGTATCAAGCACAGAGGCATGGGAACTATCAAGCTTGGCGCATCAGATCAACATTCGACACCAGCATCTCAAGGACCTACTCACTCTCTGTCATCAACAAATAGGTTGGCTATTGATGCTTGATAttccatttcttttgtttacaTCATGATGGCCGGGtagattaaaataaacaaattggTAGCTAACTAATAGAgatttgagttgatatgaatttGTCATAGTCATcttgtttgatatatatatatatatatgcttaaattctttttattaagtAACTAACtcctatatacatatatatatatatatatattaaggcaTATAACTTATAAAGTGCGCCGTGGGATGCATGCAGATGAAAAAATGCGAcaggaaaaaatagaaattctcATACGCATTACTAAAACTCCACAGCTGGACAACATGAAGCTTCTCAAGGAATTGCTGCACCCCAGTGAAGAGCTGGTGATTGGCATGACCAAGAAAAAggttaattttctttcaaattacaCTCCATTGATCCGTTACCTAATTAAGCTCAAAATCTAACGtacttataaatattatgaaaccCAAATTGAGTGGTACTTGATGatctgtacgtacgtactttcgcatgcatgcatgcatgcaaatacaGATAAATATTGAAGTACTAAGGAGAAAGCACGTGATACTGCTCATATCCGGTCTTGATATCCACCAGGATGAAATTATAATTCTCAATCATTATCAAGCTGACCCGTTGGTAAGGCAAGGTCAGAAGATGCATTACGAAATGGTGTGGCTCCCAATTGTGGATAGTGTTGCAATGGCCCAATATTCCCTTGAGGAGAATCGTCGTGATTTTGAGCGTTTGCAGTCAATGATCATATGGAATACAGTGCTCGATCCTTTTGCCATCGAACCAGCAGTCATTGAGTTTGTCAAGAACATCTGGCATTTTGAGAAAAGGACAATTGCAGTTTCTTTGGATCCACAAGGAAAGGTGGCCTCCGAGAATGCACTTCCCATGATGTGGATTTGGGCGAATCTTTCCTTCCCTTTCAGTAAGGAGACAGAGGAAGCTTTATGGAAGTCGACAGAGTATGCTACTTGGAGACTTGAGCTACTTGCTGATTCCGTTGATCCAAGGATAATAGACTGGGTATATATCTCTCATGTCTTACCAACCTTAATTACGCACGATATATCATGTGCACAACCACATGCACACATGACTccgtatatatttttatagaaatctttggtctacaaaaaaatatcataaaaataaatttataaactgattaGGTTACTTCTTGCGAGTACATTAGattacaaaactattttttctataaagtagatctaacgagtacattagattataaaactattttttctataaaatagatctaacatatcgcatctaataatatatatcagtttgtaaacCTTAGCATGCACTTCTTATATTTCTAAGTATGCATGCCTGCTTATAGTTGACTGGCTTGTTAATTTCTTTATCAGATGACAAAAGAGAATACTTTCATATGCTTGTATGGAGGTGATGACATTGAGTGGATCCGGAAATTCACAACAGAAGCAAAAGCTGTTGCCAAGAATGCTAAAATCACTCTTGAACTGTTTTATGTGGGAAAGAACAATGTAGCAAGGGAGAGGATGAGGAAAATCACTGAAATAATCGCCAAAGAAGAGCTTAGTGATTGCTGGACAGGAACAGAGCTGACATATCTGTGGTACTTTTGGGTAAGGCTGGAGAGCATGTTGTACTCAAAAATGCAGAGTAAAAAGACAGCCGAGAATGATGCGGTAATGAAGGAGCTCATGACTGTGCATAGCTTCAATGGTGGGGAGCAAGGATGGGCAGTAGTGTGCAGATCATTAAGTGATGAAATGGCGAGAGGGAATGGAgagattgttctgaaaagccTGCAAGAGTTCGAAAAATGGAAGGAACAGGCTGAGAATAATCGGTTTGTGCTAGCACTCAGAGATCATATGGAGAAGCTTCACACACCAGAACACTGCACCCGCCTCATCCTTCCTGGGACGACAAGTACTGGGGGCATCCCTCCAGATCAGAAGGTCGTTTGTGCAGTTTGTTACCGTCCTATGGAGAGGTACTTGTTGTACCGCTGCTGTACCGATTAAGTcacgtacgtatatatatatatatgcatgcatggttgacTTCATTATGACCATGCATttcatacgtacgtacgtaagaTGACTGAACGTACGTAAGATGACTGACCTCTACgtacaagaaataaaataaacatagtattttatatatggtattCCTGTAaggattgatatatatatgtctcgTCTGCGCACGCGCGCGTATGTGTGTACTCCTAATCTAGGATGGGGCAGTACGTTTGAGTCTGTCGCTAGTAATAATAAAGTGTTTGCTTTTTTGGAGTTTGTACCAATTAatgtgactctctctctctgtgtaaatAATTGGTCATTTTAAAATGGCCGGATCGGTAGTACTCGATCGGGCGCCAGTGTATCCATGCTTAAATTTTTttcgaaacaaaaaaaaaaaaggtggtaataaataataataataaattaaacagtAAATTTCTGAAGGTAATTGTCCAAGTTCCTTAATTGGATTTCCGATGGATATATATCCaaagtttttcttcaaattatgtAGGAAGATAATTCTCATGATCTGTACCAAGTCATGTACAAGGCTAAATCATTCGTGTAATCCTTATACTCGTTAGAAATCCGCAAAAGCGATAGAGAGCGATAGCGACTACGGTGTTTCGGTTTGGGTGTAGTGTGTAGAGATGGTTGCCGCCGGGGGCCCTTCTGGCTCTATGTTGGCTAGGCGACTAAGGACCTTTGTCGATATGGTGGGGcaatctccacaaccacttccgGTGGTCGACATTCCTCTCCGTCCTGCTAAAGTCATTGATGGGgagttttgtgttttattttcaaaGGAAGAGATAGACAGATTTGCGGTGCCTTTCAAGTTCTCCATGGTCCTAAAATTTTTACGTAAACGCCCTACATTAGATGTGATTCGATCGTTCATTCGTAGTCGTTGGGGGTTGGAATCCCAGCCAGTGGTATCGGCTATGCGAAGGCCTCATAATGTGTTTATTCGATTTTCAAATGAGACAGATTTAATGAAGGCACTATTGAGGGAAGCTACGGATATTGATGGAGTTACTTATAGAGGTTTCCATTGGTAGCCAGATTTTAATGAAGATAAAGAACCATCTATGGTGCCTGTTTGGGTGGTTCTTCCTGGTTTACCACCAAATTTTTACCATGAATCTTTATTAAAGAATATCACAGCCCCTATTGGTCGGTTTTTGCATTGGGATAACTCAACGAGGTGTGCCACAAGAATGGATGGGGCTTGGGTATGTATCGAGATGGATGCGGCGTTAGAACCTATTCATGGGGTCTGGATTGGGATTCCTCATCAGGAGTCTAGTTTTTATGTTGTGATGGAATATGAGAACTTGCCAGCGTTTTGCTGCCAATGTAATATTCAAGGGCATAACTCAAAAACTTGCCGCTGGAAGGATGAATGTAAGAAGAAATTGAcctgaaaaacaaaagaaggagACAAACAGGTAGACGTGGACAATCAATATGGGAAGGAGGTTCATGACTTGGTGGGTCTGAATAATACAGATGATGACCAACATGTAGACGTCTCTTTGCACCTGGATGGGAATGGAGATGGTTTACCATTAACTGTCATGGAGGTAAATGATTTGGAGGAACCATTAACTGACGTTGTTCAAAATGCAGGTGTCTCTTTGCACCAGGAGGGGAATGGTGAAGGTCTGCCGTTAAACATGATTGAGGTAGAAGAGGGAGAGATAAATGATGGGCTCTTGGAAAACATGATCTCGCTCGAACCGTTGATTGAAGGAAATACTTTAGCGATATAATCATTGCAGACTCCAGGTTCTGAGAGTGCGCCAGAGGTAATCGTGTAtgctgaagaagaaaataataggAGGGTGGATGCAGTTGGGAGTGATCTGGGTGGATGTCAAATGGTGGGAGCAGAGGATCAGATACAGATGCAGGTGGACGACGCTTTATGTGATTCTGTGCTACATGGTGGGTGGGTGTCAGACCCCGAAGGCGCTGTTGTAGAACATTTGAGTAAAAGGAAAGGTTGTACATCTGATAGTGATACTCtcggaaagaaaaaggaaggcaAGCAGGAGAAAACTCTTTGTAGCTCTACTCGGGTTCCTAGCAAACCTTCACGTTTGAATTTATGACGTGTACACCATTATTCTGAAATATCCGTGGTCTGGGATCGTCACGGAGGAGGTTATCTAAGTTAGTAAGGAAGATGAAAGTGAATTTGCTAATGGTGGCTGAGCCTTTCGTTAGTGAGCCCAGGATGGtagtcttaaaaaataaaatgaagtttgaaAATTGTTATTCAAATCAAAGCCTTGGAGGTAAACTATGGCTGCTTTGGGGGGGTGGTATGCAGATCTCGATAATAAACACCAGTGCCCAACATGTTACAGTTGCTATATTCTTTGAATCTCGATGGATTTATGCTTCTGTAATCTATGCTAAATGTAATCATATAGAACGAAGGGAGCTATGGAGTCGACTCCAACAGGATATGCCACAAGATGCACAATGGCTCTGCCTGGGTGATTTCAATATTATACGTGGGGATGATGAACACTATAGGGGCAGACCGCAGTTGAGAATAGCGATGGAAGAATTCAATGTTTTCATTGATTCCTGTGGCCTTTGTGAAATGAAAACTACTAGGAGCAAgttctcttggtgtaatgggcggCAAGGTCTAGCTAGAAGCTGGTCAAAGTTAGGTCGCTATTTAATGAATGTTGAGGCAACTGCAATGTTGCCTAATGCTTTCCTTAATTACCTGCCATGGACAGCATCAGACCATGCTCCTATGTCTTTTATGTTGAAGCCGATTGTTTCTCGTTATGGTCCTTCACCTTTCAAGTTCCAACAGATGTGGATATCCCATGAGGGATTCAGAAATGTGGTTAAAGAAGCATGGCAGGAAGATCATGGATTGTCAGGTCTTTATGGCTTAggttgtaaaataaaaaaactgaagcGTGTCCTCAAGGATTGGAACGCCCATGTTTTTGGCCACACGTAGACTAAAATTGCAAGCTTGGAAAGGAAAATAGAAGGAATAGAAATGCAGATCCAACCAGGTTTCTCGGAGGAGTTGGAATCGGATTTATTAATGGCAAAAGAAGAATTAACTCTGTGGATGCAAAGGGAAGAAACTAAGACTATCTCAACAAGCGAAGCTCAATTGGATGGAGAAGGGGGAGGCATCcacccaatgttttaaatactTTACTGCTATGT includes:
- the LOC121237946 gene encoding protein SIEVE ELEMENT OCCLUSION B-like, whose translation is MAGVITTTTKQAPKTDYQRHWMFAESDDKAMLKQIEETHFPDNREFDVKPIIQIIEDILRRATPSFDGVPKGTQEHVDTVEDKTLLVEFDLLFEQTAHLLHKISCEISCKFSGGGDAHATIMTLLRTLSIYSWDAKLVLTIAAFAVNYGEFSLISQLRPTNLLAKSVAFLKQLPDIKEHSKSLKPQFEALSKLIEVIIDVTKCIVEIKELPSQYISDEKPPLLSAKSYIPTTTYWTIRGILACSTQIASLIGRTLGHEYTVSSTEAWELSSLAHQINIRHQHLKDLLTLCHQQIDEKMRQEKIEILIRITKTPQLDNMKLLKELLHPSEELVIGMTKKKINIEVLRRKHVILLISGLDIHQDEIIILNHYQADPLVRQGQKMHYEMVWLPIVDSVAMAQYSLEENRRDFERLQSMIIWNTVLDPFAIEPAVIEFVKNIWHFEKRTIAVSLDPQGKVASENALPMMWIWANLSFPFSKETEEALWKSTEYATWRLELLADSVDPRIIDWMTKENTFICLYGGDDIEWIRKFTTEAKAVAKNAKITLELFYVGKNNVARERMRKITEIIAKEELSDCWTGTELTYLWYFWVRLESMLYSKMQSKKTAENDAVMKELMTVHSFNGGEQGWAVVCRSLSDEMARGNGEIVLKSLQEFEKWKEQAENNRFVLALRDHMEKLHTPEHCTRLILPGTTSTGGIPPDQKVVCAVCYRPMERYLLYRCCTD